One genomic region from Sphingobacterium sp. UGAL515B_05 encodes:
- a CDS encoding helix-turn-helix domain-containing protein: MNALGKKIRLLRHQKGWSQEDVAKRLDISIPAFSKIETGITDVNLSRLNQISKLFNLTVVQLLSTSDSEEDKEYVNEVNALTQKLQQRDSEVIELQKKVIDLYEQLHKR; this comes from the coding sequence ATGAATGCATTAGGAAAAAAAATCAGATTACTTAGACACCAAAAGGGGTGGAGTCAAGAGGATGTTGCAAAACGATTGGATATCTCAATCCCAGCATTTTCTAAAATTGAAACAGGGATTACAGATGTGAATTTGTCTCGCCTGAATCAAATTTCAAAATTATTCAATTTGACAGTTGTTCAACTTTTATCTACTTCTGATTCTGAAGAAGACAAAGAGTATGTAAATGAGGTGAATGCTTTGACGCAAAAATTACAACAACGCGATAGCGAAGTAATTGAATTGCAGAAAAAGGTTATTGATCTTTATGAGCAATTGCACAAAAGATAA
- a CDS encoding peptide MFS transporter, producing MGRLNGDITTSPSTDFFKSNVLGQRSGLFVLFFTEMWERFSFYGMRVLLMQFLTAAVIQGSPFSGWSWTAQQAGALYGTYAMMLYLTPIIGGIIADKYIGSRKAVIIGSAIMTLGHAAMAFDTSIMFFLGLVCLVIGTGFFKPNMPSILGEMYKDLPEKKDGAYTIFYMGVNAGAFFGMMLCGYIAETYGWHWGFGLAGIFMLLGTLQFVFAKPLMGNLGVLNKSTSGEHKVIAEDTDTRNPFTIRDYVLIAIVSIIGFVYAFNDPLSKNGIVDVFSRLDTPFLRGQYIMVIVALILFIYLIVTRIMRYDKVVRDRMFAVVLLAFFLVFFFMSFEQGATSLVLVARDNIDRSLTGAALTTFNVVNGLLTIVPLSIISWVLIKLAKVTWNKIAISNIVLFICFGLIWGAVIWMLYNEFNKEASEIKVSWFSILNSFFIIALASSVSKIWESKYNPSAAFKYGFGLILVAIGFFIIGLGSIGISQGAKISMVFLVLTYLFHTLGELFISPVGLSYVSKLVPARMLAFMFGIWYLAIAIAQKVAAVLGGQVETIQEEHSLSYFFFLFTAIPALAGLLVMLFNPLIKRLMHGIK from the coding sequence ATGGGGAGATTAAACGGGGATATTACGACTAGCCCGTCGACTGATTTTTTTAAGTCAAATGTATTGGGACAGCGTTCAGGGCTTTTTGTCCTTTTCTTTACAGAAATGTGGGAACGTTTTTCGTTCTACGGGATGCGTGTACTCTTAATGCAGTTTTTAACTGCTGCAGTTATTCAAGGTAGTCCTTTCTCGGGATGGTCTTGGACTGCACAACAAGCTGGAGCACTTTATGGAACCTATGCCATGATGCTCTATTTAACTCCTATTATAGGAGGGATTATAGCGGATAAATATATTGGATCGCGTAAAGCTGTGATCATCGGTTCGGCGATTATGACGCTTGGCCATGCTGCCATGGCCTTTGATACTTCGATTATGTTTTTCCTTGGTTTAGTGTGTCTAGTTATCGGAACGGGTTTCTTCAAGCCTAACATGCCATCTATCTTAGGTGAGATGTATAAAGATCTGCCAGAAAAAAAAGACGGCGCTTATACCATATTTTATATGGGGGTCAATGCCGGTGCTTTCTTTGGTATGATGCTATGTGGATATATTGCCGAAACTTATGGCTGGCATTGGGGATTCGGTTTGGCTGGTATCTTTATGCTTTTGGGAACACTGCAGTTTGTTTTCGCAAAACCACTCATGGGAAATCTTGGTGTTTTAAATAAGTCCACCTCTGGGGAGCATAAAGTTATCGCTGAGGATACGGATACAAGAAATCCATTTACCATACGGGATTATGTATTGATCGCGATAGTTTCTATTATTGGTTTTGTATACGCTTTTAATGACCCTTTATCTAAGAATGGTATTGTTGATGTATTTTCTCGTTTGGATACGCCGTTTCTAAGGGGGCAGTATATAATGGTCATTGTGGCGTTAATTCTCTTCATATATCTTATTGTTACACGGATTATGCGTTATGATAAGGTTGTAAGGGATCGGATGTTCGCAGTTGTGCTGTTAGCTTTTTTCTTGGTCTTCTTTTTTATGAGCTTTGAGCAGGGGGCAACTTCATTAGTTCTTGTGGCTAGAGATAATATTGATAGATCACTTACTGGTGCTGCATTGACAACCTTTAATGTGGTAAATGGTTTATTGACGATTGTACCGCTTTCGATTATCTCTTGGGTTCTGATTAAATTGGCAAAAGTAACCTGGAACAAAATTGCCATTTCAAATATCGTATTGTTTATCTGTTTTGGGTTGATTTGGGGAGCAGTAATCTGGATGTTGTACAATGAGTTCAATAAAGAAGCATCAGAAATCAAAGTTTCTTGGTTCTCTATTCTAAACTCATTTTTTATCATTGCACTAGCCTCTTCAGTATCCAAAATTTGGGAGTCGAAGTATAATCCATCAGCAGCCTTTAAATATGGCTTTGGTCTGATCTTGGTTGCGATAGGATTTTTCATTATTGGATTAGGATCAATAGGAATAAGTCAGGGGGCTAAAATCTCGATGGTATTTTTGGTGCTGACCTATTTGTTCCATACATTGGGTGAATTATTTATTTCACCGGTAGGCCTCTCTTACGTATCGAAATTGGTGCCGGCTCGCATGCTCGCATTTATGTTTGGAATCTGGTATTTAGCGATTGCTATAGCACAGAAGGTTGCAGCGGTATTGGGGGGACAAGTGGAGACCATTCAAGAGGAACACTCTTTGAGTTACTTCTTCTTCTTATTTACAGCAATTCCTGCCTTAGCAGGCCTGTTAGTAATGCTGTTTAATCCATTGATTAAACGATTGATGCACGGAATTAAATAA
- a CDS encoding peptide MFS transporter, with amino-acid sequence MEVSTRESLEEIQNFDGKYPKQIWSLFFSEMWERFCFYGMRGMLVFFMITQLNFAEKDANLQYGATQAFVYAFTFIGGLFADKILGFRKSLFWGGLLMIVGSLFLAADPHKYFFFGLSFIIIGTGFFKPNISTMVGELYKKGDVRRDGGFSLFYAGINLGAFLGGYICVAIGKGYMLTSIISEGHRWNVAFGLAAVGMLVSLVNFHFTKRHLGPIGLQPGDPEAIVKTKALPKWVEYAVYIATLIFIPIIQIMVSKTQYTDYFMYTIGPLTLLYLFYEMSKVTAEERKKLIAALVFILFSIIFWGIYEQSGGSLSIFAAKHLNDSLLGVMTLDPNGVNNSGGALFIIALAPLFGLFWIWLGKRKLEPNTIIKFGLGFVFLGLGYYVLFATRLFAHDGMTSLDVFTLALLVITVGELCLSPIGLSIMTKLSPARLQGIMMGMWFLASAYGQYVAGLIGASMAEAKEGSSLADKLVTYTESYKQLGLYSLIAGVVLIALSPVVRKLMGNVK; translated from the coding sequence ATGGAGGTTAGTACAAGGGAATCGCTAGAAGAGATTCAAAATTTTGACGGAAAGTACCCAAAGCAAATCTGGAGTTTGTTTTTTTCCGAGATGTGGGAAAGATTCTGTTTCTATGGTATGCGCGGTATGTTGGTGTTCTTTATGATCACACAACTAAACTTTGCTGAAAAGGATGCCAATTTACAGTATGGAGCGACACAGGCATTTGTTTATGCGTTTACATTCATAGGTGGGCTGTTTGCAGACAAAATTCTTGGTTTTAGAAAGTCTTTATTCTGGGGTGGCTTATTGATGATCGTAGGGAGCTTATTTCTTGCAGCAGATCCGCATAAGTATTTCTTTTTTGGTTTATCATTTATCATTATAGGTACCGGTTTTTTTAAACCCAACATATCGACGATGGTAGGCGAGCTGTATAAAAAAGGTGATGTTCGTCGTGATGGTGGTTTTTCGTTGTTTTATGCGGGAATAAATTTAGGTGCATTCTTAGGCGGATATATCTGTGTTGCGATTGGTAAAGGATATATGCTGACGTCAATTATTTCTGAGGGACATCGTTGGAATGTTGCTTTTGGTTTGGCGGCGGTAGGAATGTTGGTTAGTTTAGTGAATTTTCACTTTACCAAAAGGCATTTAGGACCAATAGGACTTCAACCAGGGGATCCTGAGGCCATAGTAAAGACGAAGGCATTACCAAAATGGGTAGAATATGCTGTATATATTGCCACGTTGATTTTTATCCCTATTATTCAGATCATGGTGTCAAAAACGCAGTATACAGACTATTTTATGTACACAATTGGCCCATTGACGCTGTTGTATCTTTTCTATGAAATGTCTAAAGTGACTGCTGAAGAGCGCAAGAAGTTAATTGCTGCCCTGGTGTTTATTCTTTTCTCGATTATTTTTTGGGGAATATATGAGCAAAGTGGCGGTTCATTAAGCATCTTTGCTGCAAAGCATTTGAATGATTCTTTATTGGGCGTTATGACGCTCGATCCAAATGGTGTTAACAATTCAGGGGGAGCGTTATTTATTATTGCATTAGCACCTCTTTTTGGCCTTTTTTGGATTTGGCTGGGCAAACGTAAACTTGAGCCAAATACCATTATTAAGTTTGGTCTTGGTTTTGTTTTCTTGGGATTAGGCTATTATGTCCTATTTGCTACGCGTTTATTCGCTCACGATGGTATGACCTCATTGGATGTCTTTACACTTGCCCTGCTAGTGATCACCGTTGGGGAGCTTTGTCTATCACCAATTGGTCTTTCCATTATGACGAAATTGTCTCCGGCGAGATTGCAAGGTATCATGATGGGAATGTGGTTCTTGGCGAGTGCTTACGGTCAGTATGTAGCAGGTTTGATCGGTGCTAGTATGGCCGAAGCTAAGGAAGGAAGTTCATTGGCGGATAAATTGGTGACTTATACAGAGAGTTATAAACAATTAGGTTTATATTCTTTGATTGCCGGTGTGGTGCTTATAGCCTTGTCGCCTGTTGTACGTAAATTGATGGGTAACGTGAAATAA
- a CDS encoding acyl-ACP desaturase produces MQELPLNLPEGSRKEVMAYLEPFMLNEMSEYLKPVEDMWQPADFLPDSSRDTFFEEVKELQESAKELSYDLVAVLVGDTITEEALPTYESWLTMVEDVDKNEQGGWMKWVRAWTAEENRHGDLLNKYLYLSGRIDMRQFEMSTQYLIQDGFDIGTGADPYRNFIYTSFQELATNVSHRRVSGLSKKSGDKLLAKMCGVIASDEARHAKAYMSFISKAITVDPSEVMIAFEDMMRKKIVMPAQFLREAGEPQGEAFAHFSDAAQRLGVYTALDYVDILKDLNNEWQIDQVTGLNDKGEKARDYLLKLPDRLARLADRMKVPEKDYKFKWIY; encoded by the coding sequence ATGCAAGAATTACCTCTAAATTTACCAGAAGGCTCACGTAAAGAAGTGATGGCCTATTTGGAACCGTTCATGCTCAATGAGATGAGCGAATACCTGAAGCCTGTTGAAGACATGTGGCAACCTGCCGATTTTCTTCCAGATTCTTCTAGGGACACTTTTTTTGAGGAAGTAAAAGAGTTGCAGGAAAGTGCAAAAGAACTCTCTTATGATTTGGTCGCAGTATTAGTTGGAGACACCATCACCGAAGAGGCCCTTCCAACGTACGAATCATGGTTGACCATGGTAGAAGATGTTGACAAAAACGAACAAGGTGGATGGATGAAATGGGTACGCGCTTGGACGGCTGAAGAAAACCGCCACGGGGACCTGTTGAACAAATACCTTTATTTGTCAGGTAGAATAGACATGCGTCAATTTGAAATGTCTACGCAATATCTTATTCAAGACGGTTTTGATATCGGTACTGGTGCAGACCCTTACCGGAATTTTATTTATACTTCATTTCAGGAATTGGCAACCAACGTTTCCCACCGTCGTGTATCTGGGCTTTCTAAAAAAAGCGGTGATAAACTTTTGGCAAAAATGTGTGGTGTCATCGCATCTGATGAAGCACGCCATGCCAAAGCCTATATGTCTTTTATTTCAAAAGCAATCACAGTAGACCCGAGTGAAGTCATGATTGCATTTGAGGATATGATGCGTAAAAAAATTGTTATGCCAGCCCAGTTCTTAAGAGAAGCAGGCGAGCCCCAAGGAGAAGCATTTGCACATTTCTCTGATGCAGCTCAACGACTGGGTGTATATACTGCCTTAGACTATGTTGATATATTGAAAGACCTAAACAACGAATGGCAAATAGATCAAGTCACAGGGCTGAATGATAAAGGCGAGAAAGCGAGAGATTATCTACTAAAACTACCCGATCGTTTGGCTAGACTGGCTGATCGGATGAAGGTTCCAGAAAAAGATTATAAATTCAAATGGATTTATTGA
- a CDS encoding cysteine desulfurase codes for MEKFNIDKIRADFPILKREVNGKPLVYLDNGATTQKPSSVINSIVHYYTDMNSNVHRGVHYLSQISTDAFEVTRKKVQAFINAAEDKEIIITKGTTDGINLIATCYGRAFIHEGDEIIISAMEHHSNIVPWQMLCDEKGCKIRVIPMNDKGELDMDAYSNLFNEKTKLVAVTYVSNSLGTINPVREMISIAHQHGAVVLVDAAQAVQHIQIDVQKLDVDFLVFSGHKMYGPTGVGVLYGKEDLLNAMPPYQGGGDMIKEVTFEKTTYNELPFKFEAGTPNIEAGICLNEAIDYINSIGLENIEAYEHDLLQYATEKLAEIPGMRFIGTAEKKCSVISFVIDGTHPYDVGVILDKLGIAVRTGHHCAQPVMDRFGIPGTIRASLAVYNTKEEIDILVAGIQRAVNMLV; via the coding sequence TTGGAAAAATTTAATATAGATAAAATACGTGCCGATTTTCCGATTCTGAAGAGAGAGGTCAATGGTAAACCATTGGTTTATTTGGATAACGGCGCGACAACACAGAAGCCGAGTTCTGTTATCAATTCGATTGTACATTATTATACAGATATGAATAGTAATGTGCATCGGGGCGTACATTATCTTAGTCAGATATCGACGGACGCTTTTGAGGTGACTCGGAAAAAAGTTCAGGCTTTCATCAATGCTGCTGAAGATAAGGAAATCATTATCACCAAAGGAACCACAGATGGAATTAATCTGATTGCAACTTGTTATGGCAGAGCTTTTATCCACGAAGGTGATGAGATTATTATCTCAGCGATGGAACACCATTCTAATATTGTGCCTTGGCAGATGCTTTGTGATGAAAAGGGCTGTAAAATTCGGGTTATTCCGATGAATGATAAAGGTGAGCTTGATATGGATGCCTACAGCAATTTGTTTAATGAGAAAACCAAATTAGTTGCTGTAACTTATGTTTCAAACTCCCTCGGGACAATCAATCCTGTGCGTGAGATGATTTCAATTGCTCACCAACATGGTGCTGTTGTGTTAGTTGATGCTGCACAGGCGGTTCAACATATACAGATTGATGTTCAAAAGCTTGATGTAGATTTTTTGGTATTCTCCGGGCATAAAATGTACGGCCCTACTGGAGTTGGGGTGTTATACGGTAAAGAGGACTTATTGAACGCGATGCCGCCTTATCAGGGTGGTGGAGATATGATTAAAGAGGTCACTTTTGAAAAAACGACCTATAACGAACTGCCCTTTAAATTTGAGGCGGGTACGCCCAATATTGAGGCCGGTATCTGTCTGAACGAGGCTATCGATTATATCAATTCTATAGGTCTGGAAAATATCGAGGCCTACGAACACGATTTGTTGCAGTACGCTACGGAGAAGTTGGCTGAAATTCCGGGAATGCGGTTTATTGGAACAGCCGAGAAGAAATGTTCCGTTATTTCATTTGTAATCGACGGTACGCATCCTTATGACGTTGGTGTGATCTTGGATAAATTAGGAATCGCTGTGCGTACAGGCCATCATTGTGCCCAACCTGTCATGGATAGGTTTGGCATCCCGGGAACGATTCGTGCTTCTTTAGCCGTATATAATACAAAAGAGGAAATAGATATTTTGGTCGCCGGTATTCAACGCGCGGTCAATATGTTGGTTTAA
- a CDS encoding SufE family protein — MTINEIQDELIEDFAFFTDWMEKYEYIIQLGKEVPLIDEQYKTDEYIIKGCQSKVWLFPEIKDGKVYFTADSDAIITKGLVSLMVKVLSGHSAKEIVDADLYFVDKIGLKEHLSPTRANGLLSMIKQMKLYALALQVKA, encoded by the coding sequence ATGACCATTAATGAAATACAGGATGAATTAATTGAGGATTTTGCTTTCTTTACGGATTGGATGGAAAAATATGAGTACATCATCCAGCTGGGAAAAGAAGTGCCTCTAATTGATGAACAATACAAAACAGATGAATATATCATCAAAGGATGTCAGTCCAAAGTATGGCTTTTCCCGGAAATAAAAGATGGAAAAGTGTATTTTACGGCAGATAGCGATGCGATTATCACAAAAGGCTTGGTGAGTTTAATGGTCAAAGTGCTATCTGGACATAGCGCCAAGGAGATCGTTGATGCCGATTTATATTTTGTAGATAAAATAGGGTTAAAAGAACATTTGTCACCGACAAGGGCAAATGGCTTGCTATCCATGATTAAACAAATGAAATTGTACGCATTGGCATTGCAAGTGAAAGCTTAA
- a CDS encoding VOC family protein, with translation MMNNSIIPSIWFDQNAQEAFDLYCRIFPESHISNSSPIVVEAVLNGVKFIGINGGPIFKPNPSISFMAICESKEEIDRIWNSLAVGGNTLMPLNSYPWSPYYGWLADKFGVNWQLYLGKLSDTNQQAIVPTLMYCGEQQGNCEQALAFYAELFHDFRSNGIMKYTAGEYIGSIQHTQFLVRDFTLMAMDSGVPQTFTFNEGISLTILCKDQQEIDYFWNNITKKGKESMCGWCKDEFGVSWQIVPEQIATLLQRPGANEALMKMKKIIIQELIG, from the coding sequence ATGATGAATAATTCAATTATCCCATCCATTTGGTTCGATCAAAACGCGCAGGAAGCCTTTGATCTTTACTGTCGCATCTTCCCGGAAAGCCATATTAGCAATAGCTCTCCCATCGTTGTTGAAGCTGTCCTAAACGGTGTAAAATTTATTGGAATAAATGGAGGTCCCATATTCAAACCCAACCCCTCCATATCATTTATGGCCATTTGCGAAAGCAAAGAGGAAATTGATCGTATCTGGAATTCACTTGCTGTGGGCGGCAATACCTTAATGCCACTAAACTCCTACCCTTGGAGCCCTTACTACGGCTGGCTGGCCGACAAGTTTGGTGTCAATTGGCAATTATACCTCGGTAAACTAAGCGACACCAACCAACAGGCAATTGTACCAACCTTAATGTATTGCGGAGAGCAACAGGGAAATTGCGAACAAGCTTTAGCATTTTATGCAGAATTATTTCATGATTTTCGAAGCAATGGAATCATGAAATACACAGCAGGTGAATATATCGGATCAATCCAACATACCCAATTTTTAGTCCGGGATTTTACGCTCATGGCAATGGATAGCGGAGTTCCTCAAACTTTCACGTTTAACGAAGGTATTTCACTCACCATCCTCTGTAAAGATCAGCAGGAAATTGATTATTTCTGGAATAATATCACGAAGAAAGGTAAAGAGAGCATGTGTGGCTGGTGTAAAGACGAATTCGGCGTAAGCTGGCAGATCGTACCCGAACAAATTGCAACATTACTTCAGCGACCGGGGGCAAATGAAGCGCTCATGAAAATGAAAAAAATCATTATCCAGGAGCTCATAGGATAA
- a CDS encoding DUF1801 domain-containing protein, whose amino-acid sequence MATSIATIDEYINQFEGEKKEYLIKVRQLIAGLVPSSADETISYQMPTFRYKGNIIHFAMNKNHLGLYPGPAAIAHFATELKNFKTTKGAIQIPLDQPIPTQIITDIVNFNIDKLKDKQGPNWYQSRGNWQEAEELMQQIILRTSLKKEFKWGSYIYTHKGKNVIGWGGFKNFFSLWFYNGVFLADPDKHLISASEGKTKALRQWRFEDVMDMDVEKIAAYIQESIQTIDEGKELKPTKSPTKPPTGLLLEALQADPTFGKSFRALTPGKQKEYVEYIDEAKQEKTKQSRLEKIKPLVLAKKGLNDKYK is encoded by the coding sequence ATGGCAACGAGCATCGCAACAATAGACGAATATATCAATCAATTTGAAGGGGAGAAAAAAGAATATCTGATCAAGGTGAGACAGCTTATTGCTGGCTTAGTCCCTTCTTCTGCAGATGAAACGATCTCTTATCAAATGCCGACCTTCAGATACAAGGGTAATATCATCCATTTTGCGATGAACAAAAACCATTTGGGCCTCTATCCAGGACCAGCTGCTATTGCGCACTTCGCTACAGAACTCAAAAATTTTAAGACCACAAAAGGTGCGATACAAATCCCCTTGGATCAACCGATTCCAACACAAATAATTACCGATATTGTCAATTTTAATATTGATAAGCTTAAAGACAAACAAGGCCCTAATTGGTACCAAAGCCGAGGGAACTGGCAGGAGGCCGAAGAACTCATGCAGCAAATCATCCTGCGAACTTCCTTAAAAAAGGAATTCAAATGGGGGAGTTACATCTATACTCATAAAGGAAAAAATGTCATCGGTTGGGGCGGCTTTAAAAATTTCTTTTCCCTCTGGTTTTATAATGGTGTATTCTTAGCCGATCCGGATAAACATCTCATCAGTGCCTCCGAAGGAAAAACGAAAGCATTACGACAATGGCGCTTTGAAGACGTTATGGATATGGATGTCGAAAAAATAGCCGCCTATATCCAAGAATCCATCCAAACCATTGACGAGGGAAAAGAGCTCAAACCAACGAAATCTCCAACGAAGCCCCCCACTGGCCTATTATTAGAAGCGCTACAGGCAGATCCGACCTTCGGGAAAAGTTTTCGGGCTTTAACACCAGGAAAACAGAAAGAATACGTCGAGTACATCGATGAGGCCAAGCAAGAAAAAACGAAACAATCCCGTCTTGAAAAAATTAAGCCGTTGGTCCTCGCTAAAAAGGGCTTGAACGACAAATACAAATAG